A part of Verrucomicrobiota bacterium genomic DNA contains:
- a CDS encoding cyclic nucleotide-binding domain-containing protein, producing the protein MWKPDCCVEFKAGQTILKEGEVGNTLMVLLEGQIEVQVRGKVVGTFKPFEIFGEMAMIDSQPRSATVIARKNCRLARIDQARFKMLIQKNPEFAMDVMHGLVERMRWMDSVAAKQQAEATPAVLAPDGLQKEFEELKKILEAVAAQVAQLVQKIK; encoded by the coding sequence GTGTGGAAACCGGATTGCTGCGTTGAATTCAAAGCTGGCCAAACCATCCTGAAGGAAGGCGAGGTCGGCAACACCCTCATGGTCCTGCTGGAAGGCCAGATTGAAGTTCAGGTGCGCGGCAAAGTCGTGGGCACCTTCAAACCGTTCGAGATCTTCGGAGAAATGGCGATGATCGACAGCCAGCCGCGGAGCGCCACCGTGATCGCCAGGAAGAACTGCCGGCTGGCTCGAATCGATCAGGCGCGTTTCAAAATGCTCATTCAGAAGAATCCGGAGTTCGCCATGGACGTCATGCACGGCCTCGTCGAGCGCATGCGCTGGATGGACTCAGTGGCAGCAAAACAGCAAGCCGAGGCCACTCCGGCTGTCCTTGCGCCGGATGGGCTGCAAAAGGAATTCGAGGAGTTGAAGAAGATTCTGGAAGCCGTCGCAGCGCAAGTTGCTCAACTTGTTCAGAAGATCAAATAG
- a CDS encoding redoxin domain-containing protein: MIPNRLSIASRYLLAAVLCLAASTRVAAQSSTGYVETGDIAREFTLKNRKTGAPIQLSDYAGKIVVLDLFAYW; the protein is encoded by the coding sequence ATGATCCCGAATCGCCTTTCCATCGCCTCGCGCTACCTGCTGGCCGCTGTCCTTTGCCTGGCCGCCTCGACGCGCGTTGCGGCGCAGTCCTCGACCGGTTACGTCGAAACCGGTGACATCGCCCGGGAATTCACCCTCAAGAACCGAAAGACCGGCGCGCCAATCCAGTTGAGCGATTACGCCGGCAAGATCGTTGTCCTGGACCTTTTCGCGTATTGGTGA
- a CDS encoding serine/threonine protein phosphatase, with amino-acid sequence MSHHTKAGIFLLTVGRACPQRAESNVPHTRRAARRDGLARLGSRGMSRVIRTAGELHKPNSMAADRGLGWVQRANAQAFRASFGLALAILTLVESVCGQVPSQPQGTAQPAPRFTPSVYQRFADWKAACARLPGNRALKHALPPKELRPLKTFAQFAEPLEAFLALCKTGELARANAWVGEVPSQKQFFNTDAAYFLRQAIPFQPFAQRQVVPSGAEVLFHGDFHGDIHSLIAWLGWLTEQGYLRDFRLARPNTYLALLGDYTDRGGYGVEVLYTILRLKLENPDRVLLARGNHEDISLVSRYGFLAEGAHKFGREFNAQRVIRLYDFLPVVLYLGCADHFIQCNHGGMEPGYDPGRLLDAPETARFELIGQLKQSQFAKTHASWVASLPPDGQRIATRYYRDFVPASPTTPTLLGFMWNDFSVVRGETEINLDPDRGFVYGEGATRFLLEQAGTNTRRVHAVFRAHQHSSALNPMMRRLKATRGVFRHWQENDSLGILEADPSALTKLLENTEERRVPANSVWTFNVSPDSVYGDGCDFSFDSFGILTTAQSVDDWKLRVVNLTIPR; translated from the coding sequence ATGTCGCACCACACGAAAGCAGGGATCTTCCTCCTGACGGTAGGGCGAGCCTGTCCCCAGCGAGCCGAATCGAACGTGCCCCACACACGTCGAGCGGCTCGCCGGGACGGACTCGCCCGACTTGGTTCACGGGGCATGAGCAGGGTAATCAGAACAGCAGGAGAACTCCACAAGCCTAATTCAATGGCAGCAGACCGCGGCCTGGGGTGGGTTCAGCGCGCCAACGCGCAGGCATTCCGAGCGTCCTTCGGCCTTGCGCTGGCGATTTTAACGCTTGTCGAATCCGTGTGCGGCCAGGTTCCTTCGCAGCCACAAGGAACCGCACAGCCCGCGCCGCGTTTCACGCCTTCCGTGTACCAGCGGTTCGCGGACTGGAAAGCCGCGTGCGCCCGTTTGCCGGGCAATCGCGCGCTCAAGCATGCGCTGCCTCCGAAGGAACTGCGGCCGCTGAAGACCTTTGCCCAGTTCGCCGAACCTCTGGAAGCCTTCCTGGCTCTGTGCAAGACGGGCGAGCTGGCGCGTGCGAACGCCTGGGTGGGCGAGGTTCCGTCACAAAAACAGTTCTTCAACACGGACGCAGCTTATTTCCTCCGGCAAGCCATTCCGTTCCAGCCTTTCGCCCAGCGCCAAGTCGTGCCGTCTGGCGCAGAAGTGCTTTTCCACGGCGATTTTCACGGCGACATCCACTCGCTCATCGCCTGGCTCGGGTGGCTGACCGAGCAAGGCTACCTCCGGGACTTCCGCCTGGCGCGGCCCAACACCTACCTGGCCCTGCTCGGAGACTACACCGACCGCGGCGGCTATGGAGTGGAGGTGCTCTACACCATTCTGCGGTTGAAGCTGGAGAATCCGGATCGGGTGCTGCTGGCGCGAGGCAACCACGAAGACATCAGTCTCGTGTCCCGCTACGGTTTCCTCGCGGAAGGCGCGCACAAGTTCGGCCGGGAATTCAATGCCCAGCGCGTGATCCGGCTCTATGATTTCCTTCCCGTGGTGCTGTACCTCGGTTGCGCAGACCATTTCATTCAGTGCAATCACGGCGGCATGGAGCCGGGTTACGATCCGGGCCGTTTGCTCGATGCTCCGGAGACCGCGCGCTTCGAACTCATCGGCCAGCTCAAGCAATCTCAGTTCGCGAAGACTCATGCAAGCTGGGTCGCCTCGCTCCCGCCGGATGGACAACGCATCGCGACGCGTTACTACCGGGATTTCGTTCCGGCGAGTCCCACGACCCCGACGCTGCTTGGCTTCATGTGGAACGATTTCTCCGTCGTGCGCGGGGAAACCGAAATCAACCTCGATCCGGATCGAGGCTTTGTTTATGGCGAGGGAGCGACCCGCTTTCTCCTGGAACAGGCGGGTACGAACACGCGGCGCGTCCACGCCGTGTTTCGGGCGCACCAGCATTCGAGCGCGCTCAATCCGATGATGCGCCGGCTCAAAGCGACGCGCGGCGTTTTTCGCCACTGGCAGGAAAACGATTCGCTCGGCATTTTGGAGGCCGATCCGTCCGCGCTGACGAAACTGCTCGAAAACACGGAGGAACGCCGCGTGCCGGCCAACTCGGTGTGGACTTTCAATGTGTCGCCCGACAGCGTCTATGGCGACGGCTGCGACTTCAGCTTCGACAGCTTTGGGATTCTGACCACCGCTCAATCCGTGGATGACTGGAAGCTGCGCGTGGTGAATCTGACCATTCCGAGGTGA
- a CDS encoding type II secretion system protein produces the protein MTPARTARRVRGLCRDLRAFTLIELLVVIAIIAILAGMLFPILGRAKENARRAHCMNNLRQIGLGIQMYREDYEDRPPLYLVDPGRKTHGYPGMTNQYLERGYVGNTNSFICLSDRTRGRIPIDLGWEYFGDFTTSYAYHLGAWFQTTADGKAWLKNQLTRWNARFIVAACPWHRHLWQGWTGTNTAGWGSRQTKMKDLALRYDNSVDTFIWPSQNWDEEPYVKLR, from the coding sequence ATGACACCCGCGCGAACGGCTCGCCGAGTCAGAGGCCTTTGCCGGGACCTCAGAGCTTTCACTCTCATCGAACTGCTGGTCGTCATCGCGATCATCGCCATTCTGGCGGGCATGCTGTTTCCGATTCTGGGGCGGGCCAAAGAGAATGCCCGGCGCGCGCATTGCATGAACAATCTTCGGCAAATCGGCCTGGGCATTCAGATGTATCGCGAGGATTACGAGGATCGCCCGCCGCTTTACCTGGTCGATCCCGGGAGAAAAACTCACGGCTATCCTGGCATGACGAACCAGTACCTCGAACGCGGCTACGTCGGCAACACGAACTCATTCATTTGCCTGTCCGACCGCACGCGCGGGCGCATCCCGATCGATCTGGGCTGGGAATACTTCGGTGATTTCACGACCAGCTACGCCTATCACCTGGGCGCGTGGTTCCAAACCACCGCCGATGGCAAAGCGTGGCTGAAAAATCAACTCACCCGCTGGAACGCGCGTTTCATCGTGGCGGCTTGCCCGTGGCATCGCCATCTCTGGCAGGGCTGGACCGGGACAAACACCGCCGGTTGGGGAAGCCGCCAAACCAAAATGAAAGATCTCGCCCTTCGCTACGACAACAGCGTCGATACCTTCATCTGGCCCTCGCAGAACTGGGATGAAGAACCCTACGTGAAGCTGCGCTGA
- a CDS encoding Gfo/Idh/MocA family oxidoreductase, translated as MNSSGPALFPEAASRISNVSFPLTLSLSLGERGKDILRPEQPQAVHSSKCGGQCSLSPRERAGVRGKGISKHPGGWPLESARDHSTSAAPDVARRRFLKTSLLAVAGAAGISEFPFVVTVHASPDDPIRVGVIGCGGRGTGAVLDALGAATKVVYPQSGYHTEEVAQADSLTQAAIKVVALADTFQDRLNTCRGELKKLKITVPDEHCFVGFDACKKLLAIPEINYVILATPPHFRPAHLRAAIEAGKHVFMEKPVAVDGPGVRSVIESGELAKQKGLGIVAGTQRRHLRSYNETIKRLHDGAVGEILYGRTYWNGGVIWVVERQSPWSDMEWQLRNWNYFTWLSGDHVVEQHVHNLDVMNWALNGHPLKAYGMGGRQARPDKTHGHIYDHFAVEYEYPNGARVFSQCRQMNGCDNKVEEALVGTRGASNCANSILVKDGTPWRFRERDVNPYQQEHPDLIASIRAGRPLNEARAVAESTLTAIMGRESAYSGKIIEWDQALNSTGKLGPDKYELGSLPFPDVAMPGKHKFS; from the coding sequence ATGAATTCATCTGGTCCTGCGCTATTCCCAGAAGCCGCGTCGCGGATTTCGAACGTCTCCTTCCCCCTCACCCTGTCCCTCTCCCTCGGGGAGAGGGGAAAAGACATCCTACGTCCGGAACAGCCGCAGGCGGTCCATTCATCGAAATGCGGCGGTCAATGCTCCCTCTCCCCAAGGGAGAGGGCTGGGGTGAGGGGAAAGGGGATCTCCAAACACCCAGGAGGTTGGCCACTGGAATCGGCAAGGGACCATTCAACTTCAGCCGCTCCGGACGTAGCTCGCCGCCGGTTCCTCAAGACTTCATTACTCGCGGTCGCAGGTGCGGCGGGGATATCGGAGTTCCCCTTCGTTGTCACGGTTCACGCCTCGCCTGATGATCCCATCCGCGTTGGGGTGATCGGTTGCGGCGGACGCGGCACGGGCGCGGTGCTGGATGCACTCGGCGCGGCGACCAAAGTCGTTTATCCACAATCCGGCTATCACACCGAAGAAGTGGCTCAGGCGGATTCGCTGACTCAAGCGGCGATAAAAGTCGTCGCGTTGGCAGATACTTTTCAAGACCGGCTCAACACCTGCCGGGGCGAACTGAAAAAACTCAAGATCACAGTGCCAGACGAACATTGTTTCGTCGGTTTCGACGCCTGCAAAAAACTGCTCGCAATCCCGGAAATCAATTACGTCATTCTCGCGACCCCGCCCCACTTCCGTCCGGCCCACCTGCGCGCGGCGATTGAGGCCGGCAAACATGTGTTCATGGAGAAGCCCGTCGCCGTGGATGGACCCGGCGTGCGCTCGGTGATTGAGTCGGGCGAATTGGCGAAACAGAAGGGGCTGGGAATTGTCGCCGGCACGCAGCGGCGGCATCTCCGCAGTTACAACGAGACCATCAAACGCCTGCACGACGGCGCCGTGGGGGAGATTCTTTATGGGCGCACCTACTGGAACGGCGGGGTCATCTGGGTCGTCGAGCGGCAGTCTCCGTGGAGCGACATGGAGTGGCAATTGCGGAACTGGAATTACTTCACCTGGCTTTCCGGCGATCACGTGGTCGAACAACACGTCCACAATCTCGATGTAATGAACTGGGCGTTGAACGGGCATCCGTTGAAGGCTTACGGAATGGGCGGTCGCCAGGCGCGTCCGGACAAGACGCACGGCCACATCTACGATCACTTTGCCGTGGAATACGAATATCCGAACGGGGCGCGGGTTTTCAGCCAATGCCGGCAAATGAATGGTTGCGACAACAAGGTCGAAGAAGCGCTCGTGGGCACGCGCGGCGCGAGCAATTGTGCCAATTCCATTCTGGTCAAGGACGGCACGCCCTGGCGATTCCGCGAGCGAGACGTGAATCCTTACCAGCAGGAACACCCGGATCTTATCGCCAGCATCCGCGCCGGACGGCCGCTCAACGAAGCCCGCGCGGTCGCAGAAAGCACCCTGACCGCAATCATGGGGCGCGAGTCGGCTTACTCGGGCAAGATCATCGAGTGGGATCAAGCCCTGAACTCCACGGGGAAGCTCGGCCCTGACAAATACGAATTGGGATCGCTGCCGTTCCCGGATGTAGCCATGCCCGGGAAGCACAAGTTCTCCTGA
- a CDS encoding Gfo/Idh/MocA family oxidoreductase, with translation MNTASPNPAAADIPIRIGLIGCGGRGNGAAFDALTAAPNVKVVALADVFKNRMEMAQLAFLTKNQAIPPDQCFLGFDTYQKALAVPDVNCVILATPPGFRPIHLRAAVEAGKHVFMEAPVAVDPTGVRSVLASGEMAAKKGLSVVAGLQRRHQNNYRETLQRLQDGALGEMVLARVFNNAQGDGQMTRDPALSDMEWHLRAWHNHTWLSGDFIVEQHVHNLDVINWLLNAHPVRAYGMGGRQVRTLGYTFDHFAVEFEYANGVRMFSQCRQINGCQDTLSESVVGAKGTSDCFQTIQVKGGPAWRFGKPTSGFKAGRGDGGTNLGYAQEQVDWIQSIRAGQPINDTKAAAESTLTAILGRLAAYTGKTQEWDTVLNAALDLMPARCEFGPVPTPPVPVPSHYKYS, from the coding sequence ATGAACACCGCCTCTCCCAATCCTGCGGCGGCGGACATTCCGATTCGCATCGGGTTGATCGGATGCGGCGGACGCGGCAACGGCGCCGCTTTCGACGCGCTGACTGCGGCGCCCAATGTGAAAGTGGTGGCCCTGGCCGATGTGTTCAAGAACCGGATGGAGATGGCGCAGTTGGCGTTTCTCACCAAGAACCAGGCCATTCCCCCAGACCAATGTTTCCTCGGCTTCGACACTTACCAGAAGGCGCTCGCGGTGCCGGACGTCAACTGCGTGATCCTGGCGACGCCGCCCGGTTTCCGGCCCATTCATTTGCGGGCTGCGGTCGAAGCCGGGAAACATGTGTTCATGGAGGCGCCCGTGGCCGTCGATCCTACGGGCGTGCGGTCCGTTCTGGCCTCCGGAGAAATGGCCGCGAAAAAAGGACTGAGCGTCGTCGCCGGCCTGCAGCGGCGCCATCAAAACAATTACCGGGAAACGCTCCAGCGGCTTCAGGACGGCGCGCTCGGCGAGATGGTTCTGGCGCGGGTCTTCAACAATGCCCAGGGCGACGGGCAAATGACGCGCGATCCCGCGTTAAGCGACATGGAATGGCATTTGCGCGCCTGGCACAATCACACCTGGCTTTCGGGAGATTTCATCGTCGAGCAGCACGTCCACAACCTGGATGTGATCAACTGGCTGTTGAACGCTCATCCTGTCCGCGCTTACGGCATGGGAGGCCGGCAGGTGCGCACGCTCGGCTACACCTTCGATCACTTCGCGGTTGAGTTCGAGTACGCGAACGGCGTGCGCATGTTCAGCCAGTGCCGTCAGATCAACGGTTGTCAGGATACTTTGAGCGAATCAGTCGTCGGCGCCAAGGGAACGAGCGATTGTTTCCAGACCATTCAAGTCAAAGGCGGGCCGGCGTGGCGTTTTGGAAAACCAACCTCCGGTTTCAAGGCCGGGCGCGGGGACGGCGGCACCAATCTGGGTTACGCGCAGGAACAAGTCGATTGGATTCAAAGCATCCGCGCCGGCCAACCGATCAATGACACGAAAGCCGCCGCCGAAAGCACCTTGACCGCCATCCTGGGGCGGCTCGCCGCTTACACCGGGAAGACGCAAGAATGGGACACGGTCTTGAACGCCGCGCTTGATCTGATGCCAGCCAGATGCGAATTCGGCCCAGTCCCCACGCCGCCGGTGCCGGTGCCGAGCCACTACAAGTATAGTTGA